In one Pseudomonas sp. SG20056 genomic region, the following are encoded:
- a CDS encoding AraC family transcriptional regulator, with translation MTSLVNSVALDDNLALRQAELAALIQRQCPGDGLHRSAISGLDLACATQPSLPIPVLYRPCLGIIAQGRKNVRLGDEQYTYDPLNYLVASVTLPVTSQVIGATPELPYLSLRLEIDPVLITSLIAEIGPIGVPNTGQRRALYLDRLDTQLLDAVLRLLRLLETPRDIAILAPLAVREIFYRLLHSPQGHRLHEIAIADSQSQRINRAIEWLNLNFDQPLRIEDLAREVNLSTSTLHHRFKAVTALSPLQYQKQLRLQEARRLMLCEGLEAASASYRVGYESPSQFSREYSRLFGAPPLRDLARLRSSA, from the coding sequence ATGACATCGCTCGTAAACTCCGTAGCCCTCGATGACAACCTTGCCCTGCGCCAGGCAGAGTTGGCCGCCCTGATCCAGCGCCAGTGCCCTGGCGACGGCCTGCACCGCAGCGCCATTAGCGGCCTCGACCTGGCCTGCGCGACTCAGCCCAGCTTGCCCATACCGGTGCTGTACCGGCCATGTCTGGGCATCATTGCCCAGGGCCGCAAGAATGTGCGCCTCGGCGATGAACAGTACACCTATGACCCGCTGAACTATCTGGTCGCCTCCGTGACCCTGCCAGTAACCAGCCAGGTGATCGGTGCAACTCCAGAATTGCCGTACCTGAGTCTGCGCCTGGAGATTGATCCGGTGCTGATCACCAGCCTGATCGCTGAGATCGGCCCGATTGGCGTTCCCAATACCGGCCAGCGCCGGGCGCTGTACCTGGATCGTCTGGACACTCAGTTGCTCGACGCGGTATTGCGCCTGCTGCGTCTACTGGAGACTCCGCGCGATATCGCCATACTTGCGCCGCTGGCGGTGCGCGAAATTTTCTACCGCCTGCTACACAGCCCGCAGGGCCATCGTCTGCACGAAATCGCCATCGCAGATAGCCAGAGCCAGCGCATCAACCGCGCCATCGAATGGCTGAATCTGAATTTCGACCAACCGCTACGCATCGAGGACCTGGCCCGCGAAGTCAACCTCAGCACCTCAACCCTCCATCACCGCTTCAAGGCCGTCACCGCCCTCAGCCCTTTGCAGTATCAGAAACAGCTACGCCTGCAGGAAGCGCGACGCCTAATGCTTTGCGAAGGGCTGGAAGCAGCTTCGGCCAGTTACCGGGTCGGCTATGAAAGCCCTTCGCAGTTCAGCCGTGAATACAGCCGCTTGTTCGGTGCGCCGCCGCTACGCGACCTGGCCCGCCTACGCAGCTCGGCATAA
- a CDS encoding cold-shock protein: MANRETGTVKWFNDEKGFGFITPTNGGDDLFVHFKAIQSDGFKSLKEGQTVTYVAARGQKGMQAEEVQVA, encoded by the coding sequence ATGGCAAATCGCGAAACTGGCACCGTCAAATGGTTCAACGATGAGAAAGGCTTCGGCTTCATTACCCCGACTAACGGCGGCGATGATCTCTTCGTTCACTTTAAAGCCATCCAAAGCGACGGTTTCAAAAGCCTGAAAGAAGGCCAGACTGTTACCTACGTGGCCGCTCGCGGTCAGAAAGGTATGCAAGCTGAAGAGGTACAGGTGGCCTAA